The proteins below come from a single Tachypleus tridentatus isolate NWPU-2018 chromosome 13, ASM421037v1, whole genome shotgun sequence genomic window:
- the LOC143237626 gene encoding U-scoloptoxin(01)-Er1a-like, whose protein sequence is MWRHISVIALSCLVLVVVCEVSLSRVKRWEEFPDVEFKFDCSNRAVGFYADQDFDCKIFHMCDVYGRRVPYICPNNTMFNQQYRVCDWSYSVDCSQAPKWFYLNELTYERPPPKHV, encoded by the exons ATGTGGCGCCACATATCGGTCATTGCTCTATCTTGCTTAG TTCTTGTAGTTGTGTGTGAGGTGTCTCTCAGTAGA gtTAAGAGATGGGAAGAATTTCCGGATGTAGAATTTAAGTTCGACTGTAGTAATCGAGCAGTGGGATTTTATGCCGACCAAGACTTTGATTGTAAAATATTCCACATGTGTGATGTATATGGTCGTCGGGTGCCTTACATATGTCCGAACAACACGATGTTTAATCAGCAGTACCGTGTGTGTGACTGGAGTTACAGCGTGGACTGCAGCCAAGCACCAAAATGGTTTTACTTGAACGAACTTACTTACGAACGTCCTCCCCCCAAACACGTATAA